The Lactobacillus sp. ESL0680 genome has a segment encoding these proteins:
- a CDS encoding polysaccharide lyase family protein: MESNCKVEVSMQTHEVKLMNGNITLLFDKNGFAYSLKFHGQECLDNLTGEPTDPDRNHSFYCDYHTNGKTVNLKPKKIKIIENTANIIHISFIDNTQALGLAYHFILKKSEDKIYSYVKAWNNIAQPFAINELRTVYRLDPNLFKIGFNGERSGFQPSSKEMMAGKKLQDETFLMKNGSLYDNSLVYSKYDYAGYFKDTNVWGQFGDNIGLWILTPDKSFYSCGPLNQDLMLHYDGLVLNYLVSEHFGKGLFTIPSNWSKVYGPWVIYLNNGSVKDAQNQAIQEKKDFPYPWLNEKDMITDLANINGKIDSNISSTYRIILTTSDPSKEPINQQKLGFTYDTCTQIDGSYYFTDIKYGHYWLCAYAIDGADFDTHVLDEIEVNCSQITEKKFDLNSHEKILWQIGQSSHTTAGFKFSDQLRNYCWQNLVPDNLDYVIGESTDWYYLQNDRGRWRIHFDLEHNEQNENIILSFAFAGVTTKNMKNGFNPLVEVTINKKYKFSHEFNNDRSAYRSALKSGNYHLWQISLKDEILQSHNIITIKTTGYIMYDSIKLSERE; the protein is encoded by the coding sequence ATGGAATCAAACTGTAAAGTTGAGGTTTCTATGCAAACACATGAAGTTAAGTTAATGAATGGTAACATCACTCTTTTGTTTGATAAAAATGGTTTTGCATATTCATTAAAATTTCATGGTCAAGAGTGTTTGGACAATTTGACAGGTGAACCTACCGATCCGGATAGAAATCATAGTTTTTATTGTGATTATCATACCAATGGTAAGACAGTTAATCTAAAACCAAAAAAGATAAAAATAATTGAAAATACAGCAAACATTATTCATATATCTTTTATAGATAATACTCAGGCATTAGGGCTAGCCTATCATTTTATTCTCAAAAAAAGTGAAGACAAGATATATAGTTATGTAAAGGCGTGGAATAATATTGCCCAACCTTTTGCAATTAATGAATTACGAACGGTTTATCGACTGGATCCTAATTTATTTAAGATAGGTTTTAATGGCGAAAGAAGTGGTTTCCAGCCATCATCTAAAGAAATGATGGCTGGAAAAAAGTTACAGGATGAAACCTTTTTAATGAAAAATGGATCACTATATGACAATAGTTTGGTTTATTCTAAGTATGATTATGCTGGTTATTTTAAAGATACTAATGTTTGGGGACAATTTGGTGATAATATCGGCTTATGGATACTGACACCTGATAAAAGCTTTTATAGTTGCGGCCCACTTAATCAAGATTTAATGCTTCATTATGATGGCTTAGTTTTAAATTATTTAGTTAGTGAGCATTTTGGTAAAGGATTATTTACTATTCCTAGCAATTGGTCTAAGGTTTATGGACCTTGGGTTATTTATTTAAATAATGGTTCTGTTAAAGATGCGCAAAATCAGGCTATTCAAGAGAAAAAAGACTTTCCATACCCTTGGCTTAATGAAAAAGATATGATTACAGATTTGGCCAATATTAATGGAAAAATAGATAGTAATATTTCTTCAACTTATAGAATAATTCTTACGACTTCTGATCCATCCAAAGAACCAATAAATCAGCAAAAGTTAGGATTTACTTATGATACTTGCACGCAAATAGATGGTAGCTATTATTTTACTGATATTAAATATGGACATTATTGGCTTTGTGCATACGCAATTGATGGTGCAGATTTTGACACTCATGTTCTTGATGAAATCGAGGTAAATTGTTCACAAATCACCGAAAAGAAGTTTGATCTAAATAGTCACGAAAAAATATTATGGCAAATTGGACAAAGTAGTCATACTACGGCTGGTTTTAAATTTAGCGATCAATTACGTAATTATTGTTGGCAAAATTTGGTTCCAGATAATCTTGATTATGTTATTGGAGAAAGTACAGACTGGTATTATTTGCAAAATGATCGCGGACGATGGCGAATACATTTTGACTTGGAACATAATGAACAAAATGAAAATATAATATTAAGTTTTGCTTTTGCTGGTGTAACAACAAAAAATATGAAAAATGGGTTTAATCCGTTAGTTGAAGTTACGATTAATAAAAAATATAAATTTAGTCATGAATTTAACAATGACCGTTCAGCTTATCGATCCGCGTTAAAAAGTGGAAACTATCATTTATGGCAAATATCATTGAAAGATGAAATCCTACAGTCTCATAATATAATAACGATAAAGACTACTGGCTATATAATGTATGATTCGATTAAGCTTTCTGAAAGAGAGTAA
- a CDS encoding MFS transporter, translating to MNKLSKRIFTKRKITLWTAICYGLTDFSSGGAQAVQSAWMLFFYTSFCNLSATQGASIIAIGSWVTALFGLVAGGITDNFYHTKLGKMFGRRHFFLIFGSPFILSYILLWFGGLSYWYYFCVYLAFLLIQQMITVPYSTLPNEMTTNFKERTLLSTTRLVFAAFSNFFASFIPAQLFKIYGQHSSMALTVNGIFFAVFYLFGLWLTAFNTWEMPVDKIESTGSKKATETKDSNGEEKQSFWKLLGKQLLGYLEVFRVKAYTQQIFIYLLSFTGFDVMNMVFTYYVVYCLHSNASTAGYIMSFAGLGFIGTIIGGWAVVKFGPRFLYSITFTVDLITFIVLYTLGKVRPANAIIMLTIIMLFFIIARAIDWFLPWNMYPFMPDLGELVTGENKAGTFQSVVSFVRGVTSGLSGIVIGMYLDNNGFMKNAATQPLHTQNAILNVILFGSGTLILIALIISLFYKLNKKNHKVIVDEIARLRAGGKKADATNEVKKVTKDVIGVDYSKVWPVEDSNN from the coding sequence ATGAACAAACTTTCAAAACGAATATTTACAAAACGTAAAATCACGTTATGGACAGCTATTTGTTATGGTTTAACAGATTTTAGTAGTGGTGGTGCTCAAGCTGTTCAATCAGCATGGATGTTATTTTTCTACACATCATTCTGCAATTTGTCAGCTACTCAAGGAGCCTCAATTATTGCCATTGGTAGTTGGGTAACTGCCTTATTTGGACTGGTTGCTGGAGGAATTACCGATAACTTTTATCACACTAAATTAGGCAAAATGTTTGGTAGACGCCACTTCTTCTTAATTTTTGGTTCACCATTTATTTTGTCATACATTTTACTGTGGTTCGGTGGTCTATCATATTGGTACTACTTCTGCGTTTATCTCGCTTTCTTGCTAATTCAGCAGATGATTACAGTTCCTTATAGTACATTACCAAATGAAATGACTACTAATTTTAAAGAACGGACTCTGCTTTCAACAACTAGACTTGTATTTGCAGCATTTTCTAACTTTTTTGCATCATTCATTCCAGCTCAATTGTTTAAGATTTATGGTCAACACAGTTCAATGGCGTTAACCGTTAATGGTATTTTCTTTGCTGTTTTCTATCTTTTTGGACTTTGGCTAACCGCGTTTAATACTTGGGAAATGCCTGTAGACAAAATTGAAAGTACTGGTAGTAAAAAAGCTACTGAAACTAAAGATTCAAATGGTGAAGAAAAACAATCATTCTGGAAGCTACTTGGTAAACAATTATTAGGTTATCTTGAAGTTTTCAGAGTTAAAGCATATACTCAACAAATTTTTATTTACTTATTATCATTTACTGGTTTTGATGTAATGAACATGGTATTTACTTATTATGTGGTATATTGCCTACATAGTAATGCTTCTACTGCTGGTTACATTATGTCTTTTGCTGGACTTGGGTTTATCGGTACAATTATTGGTGGTTGGGCTGTAGTTAAATTTGGTCCAAGATTTCTTTACAGCATTACATTCACAGTTGACTTGATAACCTTTATTGTTTTATACACATTAGGAAAAGTAAGACCTGCAAATGCAATCATAATGCTAACAATTATTATGTTATTCTTCATTATTGCTAGAGCAATCGATTGGTTCTTACCTTGGAACATGTATCCTTTTATGCCTGATCTAGGAGAACTAGTTACTGGTGAAAACAAAGCTGGTACTTTCCAGTCAGTTGTAAGTTTTGTTCGTGGTGTAACCTCCGGTTTATCTGGAATTGTAATTGGTATGTATCTTGATAATAATGGCTTCATGAAGAATGCAGCTACTCAACCACTGCATACACAAAATGCAATTTTAAATGTTATCCTTTTCGGTAGTGGTACTTTAATTTTAATTGCTCTCATCATTTCACTGTTCTATAAATTGAACAAGAAAAATCACAAGGTCATTGTTGATGAGATTGCTCGTCTTCGTGCTGGCGGTAAAAAAGCAGATGCTACTAACGAAGTTAAAAAAGTTACTAAAGATGTTATTGGCGTTGACTACTCCAAAGTATGGCCTGTAGAAGATTCTAATAATTAA
- a CDS encoding ROK family protein has translation MRVLLGTDIGGTTTKLGFISETGTILKKWSLPTIKTNNEFQMLDAITASYKNETEHDFILSGVGIGVPGSVNPQTMAVYDCNNLGWHDNIDIASYVSSNLNTLVRVENDANVAALGEIWRGSCSSNNILYVTLGTGVGAGIVLNGKLVSGSLGAAGELGHVIVDPNGFMCSCGNRGCLETVASATGIVRLYKHYSKNSISKTTAEEVFNRAKSGEQIALEVVDTACDFLGLGIANTVNLLNLEEVIIGGGVSAAGEFLRNKIQNSMKKYLYLNNKEHVQLKLASLGNDAGILGAAYLVKK, from the coding sequence ATGAGAGTTCTCTTAGGGACAGATATTGGTGGTACAACAACTAAGTTAGGATTTATTTCTGAGACTGGAACGATTTTAAAAAAATGGTCATTACCAACAATAAAAACTAATAATGAGTTTCAAATGTTAGATGCAATTACTGCTAGTTATAAAAATGAAACAGAACATGATTTTATACTTAGTGGTGTTGGTATTGGTGTACCCGGTTCAGTTAATCCTCAAACTATGGCAGTTTATGATTGTAATAATTTAGGCTGGCATGACAATATTGATATCGCATCTTATGTATCATCAAATTTAAATACACTTGTTAGAGTAGAAAATGATGCTAATGTGGCTGCCTTAGGTGAAATTTGGCGTGGTTCATGTTCATCAAATAATATTCTTTATGTGACACTGGGTACAGGTGTAGGTGCTGGAATTGTTTTAAATGGTAAGTTGGTTTCAGGGTCTCTAGGAGCTGCTGGCGAATTGGGCCATGTGATTGTTGATCCAAATGGTTTTATGTGTAGTTGTGGTAATCGAGGTTGTTTAGAAACTGTTGCATCAGCTACAGGAATAGTCAGATTGTATAAGCATTATTCAAAAAACAGTATTAGTAAAACGACAGCTGAAGAAGTCTTTAATCGGGCTAAAAGCGGTGAACAAATTGCTTTAGAAGTAGTAGATACTGCTTGTGATTTTTTAGGATTAGGGATTGCAAATACAGTGAACTTACTTAATCTTGAAGAAGTGATTATTGGTGGTGGAGTTTCAGCTGCTGGTGAATTTCTAAGAAACAAGATACAAAATTCCATGAAGAAGTACTTATATTTAAATAACAAGGAACATGTTCAACTAAAATTAGCAAGTTTAGGAAATGACGCCGGTATTTTAGGTGCTGCCTATTTAGTAAAAAAATAA